A single Actinomadura algeriensis DNA region contains:
- the narH gene encoding nitrate reductase subunit beta: MRVMAQMSMVMNLDKCIGCHTCSVTCKQAWTNRSGVEYVWFNNVETRPGQGYPRRYEDQDKWRGGWTLNKRGRLALKAGGRLRKLMTIFSNPKLPGIDDYYEPWTYDYETLTNAPLQEHTPVARPKSLLSGEDMKVSWSANWDDDLGGSLEHGDKDVLLTEISDKVKMEFDKTFMFYLPRICEHCLNPSCAASCPSGAIYKRTEDGIVLVDQDRCRGWRMCVSGCPYKKVYFNHRTGKAEKCTFCFPRTEVGIPTVCSETCVGRLRYIGLMLYDADRVLKAASTPDDTDLYQAQRSVFLDPNDPEVVRAAERDGIPADWIEAAQRSPVYALISTYKVALPLHPEYRTMPMVWYIPPLSPVVDVVRDTGHDAENAGNLFGAIDALRIPVEYLAELFTAGDTAPVDAVLHRLAAMRAYMRDINLGRDPDHSIPDGVGMTGEAMYDMYRLLALAKYDERYVIPPAHAEQAHNLEELVTECSLDYEGGPGMGGAGLGGGSGPFGEASGGASPIAVENFHMLKQRQTADRSVDPADKHERVNLLNWDGKGAPAGLFPPREGGQGPGDQNPPADSGAAETEPKP; this comes from the coding sequence ATGCGCGTGATGGCGCAGATGTCGATGGTGATGAACCTCGACAAGTGCATCGGGTGTCACACCTGCTCGGTCACCTGCAAGCAGGCGTGGACGAACCGCAGCGGCGTGGAGTACGTCTGGTTCAACAACGTCGAGACCCGCCCCGGCCAGGGCTACCCCCGCCGCTACGAAGACCAGGACAAATGGCGCGGCGGCTGGACCCTCAACAAGCGTGGGCGTCTGGCGTTGAAGGCGGGCGGGCGGCTCCGCAAGCTGATGACGATCTTCTCGAATCCGAAGCTTCCCGGCATCGACGATTATTACGAGCCGTGGACCTACGACTACGAGACCCTGACCAATGCTCCGTTGCAGGAGCACACCCCGGTCGCGCGGCCCAAGTCGCTGCTGTCGGGCGAGGACATGAAGGTGTCGTGGTCGGCGAACTGGGACGACGACCTCGGCGGCTCTCTGGAACACGGCGACAAGGACGTCCTGCTCACCGAGATCTCCGACAAGGTGAAAATGGAGTTCGACAAGACCTTCATGTTCTACCTGCCGCGGATCTGCGAGCACTGCCTCAACCCCAGCTGCGCCGCGTCCTGCCCCTCCGGAGCGATCTACAAGCGCACCGAGGACGGCATCGTCCTGGTCGACCAGGACCGCTGCCGCGGCTGGCGCATGTGCGTCTCCGGCTGCCCCTACAAAAAGGTCTACTTCAACCACCGCACCGGCAAAGCCGAAAAATGCACCTTCTGCTTCCCCCGCACCGAAGTCGGCATCCCCACCGTCTGCTCCGAAACCTGCGTGGGACGACTCCGCTACATCGGCCTGATGCTCTACGACGCCGACCGGGTCCTGAAGGCCGCCTCCACCCCCGATGACACCGATCTGTACCAGGCGCAGCGCAGCGTGTTCCTCGACCCCAACGACCCCGAAGTCGTGCGCGCCGCCGAGCGCGACGGGATCCCGGCCGACTGGATCGAAGCCGCGCAACGCTCCCCGGTGTACGCGCTGATCAGCACCTACAAGGTCGCGTTGCCGCTGCACCCCGAATACCGCACCATGCCGATGGTCTGGTACATCCCGCCGCTGTCACCCGTCGTCGACGTCGTCCGCGACACCGGCCACGACGCCGAGAACGCCGGCAACCTGTTCGGCGCCATCGACGCACTGCGCATCCCCGTCGAATACCTGGCCGAACTGTTCACCGCGGGCGACACCGCACCCGTCGACGCCGTCCTGCACCGCCTCGCCGCCATGCGCGCCTACATGCGCGACATCAACCTCGGCCGCGACCCCGACCACTCGATCCCCGACGGCGTCGGCATGACCGGCGAAGCCATGTACGACATGTATCGTCTCCTGGCCCTCGCCAAATACGACGAGCGGTACGTCATCCCGCCCGCACACGCCGAACAGGCCCACAACCTGGAGGAACTCGTCACCGAGTGCAGCCTCGACTACGAGGGCGGGCCCGGTATGGGCGGTGCCGGGCTCGGGGGCGGGTCGGGGCCGTTCGGCGAGGCGTCCGGCGGCGCGTCCCCCATCGCCGTCGAGAACTTTCACATGCTCAAACAACGCCAGACCGCCGACCGCTCGGTCGACCCCGCCGACAAGCACGAACGCGTCAACCTCCTCAACTGGGACGGCAAGGGCGCACCCGCGGGACTCTTCCCGCCCCGCGAGGGAGGGCAGGGGCCCGGCGACCAGAACCCGCCCGCCGATTCGGGCGCCGCCGAGACGGAGCCGAAGCCGTGA
- a CDS encoding nitrate reductase subunit alpha, which translates to MSASNGRSGLDGPLEDALVRTRRFFTRADVSPDLRTMTKKGGRQADAFYRDRWSHDKVVRSTHGVNCTGSCSWKVYVKDGIITWEAQQTDYPSVGPDRPDYEPRGCPRGASFSWYTYSPTRVRYPYVRGVLLEMYREARARTGDPVAAWREIVSDPERARRYKDARGRGGLVRASWDEATEMVAAAHVHTIAEFGPDRVAGFSPIPAMSMVSHAAGSRFVSLVGGSMLSFYDWYADLPVASPQVFGDQTDVPESGDWWDAGYLVMWGSNLPVTRTPDAHWMTEARYRGQKVIAVSPDYADNVKFADEWLPAQPGTDGALAMAMGHVVLREFFVDRRVPYFTDYVKRYSDLPFLVRLERDGEGPYRPGKFLTAADLPGAEARSENAAFKTVMMDAATGRPFVPNGSLGFRYGDDGEGKWNLDLGESDPLLSAADVPDGGIGGDAVEVELPRFDAPDGASGTLRRGVPARSVGGHLVTTVYDLMLAQYGVGRPGLPGSWPSGYGDASEPGTPAWQEGLTGVPAQAAARIGREFAANAEETRGRSMIIMGAGTNHWFHSDTIYRTFLALTTLTGCQGVNGGGWAHYVGQEKCRPVTGWAQLAMGLDWSRPARQMIGTAWFYLHTGQFRYDPFGADTLSAATAGGKLAGQTTADVIAQSARLGWMPSYPTFDRNPLDLADEAGAAGRPVADHVVAELKAGRLKFACQDPDAPENHPRVLSVWRSNLLGSSAKGNEYFLKHLLGAESSVRATEAGPDARPKDVVWRDEAPAGKLDLLLSLDFRMTSTTVYSDIVLPAATWYEKHDLNTTDMHPFVHSFNPAIAPPWQTRSDWAAFQAIGAAFSRLAERHLGVRKDVVAVPLLHDTPDAMATPHGRVADWAKGQCEPVPGVTMPKLVTVERDYPAIGAKMGALGPLVERLGATTKGVTFHPDREVAYLREKNGTVRGGPADGRPSLQRDVHACEAILALSGTTNGRLATEGFRTLERRTGTRLADLAAEHEGTQITFADTQARPVPVITSPEWSGSESGGRRYSPFTVNVERLKPWHTLTGRQHFYLDHDWMAELGEQLPVYRPPLNMHALFGEPRPGETGELGLAVRYLTPHNKWSIHSEYQDNLFMLSLSRGGPAIWMSGADAAKIGVRDNDWIEAVNRNGVVVARAIVSHRMPEGTVYMYHAQDRLIDVPIAETSGRRGGIHNSLTRLLIKPSHLIGGYAQLSFAFNYLGPTGNQRDEVTVIRRRSQEVTY; encoded by the coding sequence GTGAGCGCGAGCAACGGCCGGTCCGGACTGGACGGCCCGCTGGAGGACGCCCTCGTGCGGACCCGCCGGTTCTTCACCCGCGCGGACGTGTCACCGGATCTTCGGACGATGACCAAGAAGGGCGGGCGGCAGGCGGACGCGTTCTATCGGGATCGTTGGTCGCATGACAAGGTCGTGCGTTCGACGCATGGGGTGAATTGCACGGGGTCGTGTTCGTGGAAGGTGTACGTCAAGGACGGCATCATCACGTGGGAGGCCCAGCAGACCGATTATCCGTCGGTGGGGCCGGATCGTCCGGATTATGAGCCGCGCGGTTGTCCGCGTGGTGCGTCGTTCTCGTGGTACACGTATTCGCCGACCCGGGTGCGGTATCCGTACGTGCGGGGCGTGCTGCTGGAGATGTACCGGGAGGCGCGGGCGCGGACGGGCGACCCGGTCGCGGCTTGGCGGGAGATCGTCTCCGATCCGGAGCGGGCTCGCCGGTACAAGGATGCGCGGGGACGCGGCGGGCTGGTGCGGGCGTCGTGGGACGAGGCCACGGAGATGGTCGCGGCGGCGCACGTCCATACGATCGCCGAGTTCGGTCCCGACCGGGTGGCGGGCTTCTCGCCGATCCCGGCGATGTCGATGGTGTCGCATGCGGCGGGATCGCGGTTCGTGTCGCTGGTCGGCGGGTCGATGCTGTCGTTCTACGACTGGTACGCAGATCTTCCGGTGGCGTCCCCGCAGGTGTTCGGCGACCAGACCGATGTGCCGGAGTCGGGTGATTGGTGGGACGCCGGTTATCTGGTGATGTGGGGCTCGAACCTCCCGGTGACGCGGACGCCGGACGCGCACTGGATGACCGAGGCGCGTTATCGGGGGCAGAAGGTCATCGCGGTGTCGCCGGATTACGCCGACAACGTCAAGTTCGCCGACGAGTGGCTGCCGGCTCAGCCGGGGACGGACGGGGCGCTGGCGATGGCGATGGGCCACGTCGTGCTGAGAGAGTTCTTCGTCGACCGGCGGGTCCCCTATTTCACCGACTACGTCAAGCGCTACAGCGACCTGCCCTTCCTCGTCCGCCTCGAGCGGGACGGCGAGGGCCCGTACCGTCCGGGGAAGTTCCTCACCGCCGCCGACCTGCCCGGCGCCGAGGCCCGCTCGGAGAACGCGGCGTTCAAGACCGTGATGATGGACGCCGCGACCGGACGCCCCTTCGTCCCGAACGGATCGCTCGGCTTCCGGTACGGCGACGACGGCGAAGGGAAATGGAACCTCGACCTCGGCGAGTCCGATCCGCTGCTGTCGGCCGCCGACGTCCCCGACGGCGGCATCGGCGGCGACGCCGTCGAGGTCGAACTGCCCCGCTTCGACGCCCCCGACGGGGCGTCCGGAACCCTCCGGCGCGGGGTCCCGGCCCGGTCGGTCGGCGGTCATCTGGTCACGACGGTGTACGACCTGATGCTCGCGCAGTACGGGGTGGGACGGCCGGGTCTGCCGGGTTCGTGGCCGTCGGGGTACGGCGACGCGTCCGAGCCGGGCACGCCCGCGTGGCAGGAGGGCCTCACGGGAGTGCCCGCGCAGGCCGCCGCGCGCATCGGCCGCGAGTTCGCGGCCAACGCGGAGGAGACGCGCGGCCGTTCGATGATCATCATGGGTGCGGGGACGAACCACTGGTTCCACTCCGACACGATCTACCGGACGTTCCTGGCGTTGACGACGCTGACCGGCTGCCAGGGCGTCAACGGCGGCGGCTGGGCCCACTACGTCGGCCAGGAGAAATGCCGCCCGGTCACCGGCTGGGCGCAGCTCGCGATGGGCCTCGACTGGTCTCGCCCGGCCCGCCAGATGATCGGCACCGCGTGGTTCTACCTGCACACCGGCCAGTTCCGCTACGACCCGTTCGGCGCCGACACCCTCTCCGCCGCGACCGCGGGCGGGAAGCTCGCCGGGCAGACGACCGCCGACGTGATCGCGCAGTCCGCGCGGCTGGGGTGGATGCCGTCCTATCCGACGTTCGACCGCAACCCGCTCGACCTCGCCGACGAGGCCGGGGCGGCGGGACGGCCCGTCGCCGACCATGTCGTGGCGGAGCTGAAGGCGGGCCGGTTGAAGTTCGCCTGCCAGGACCCCGACGCCCCCGAGAACCACCCCCGCGTGCTGTCGGTGTGGCGATCGAACCTGCTCGGGTCGTCCGCGAAGGGCAACGAATACTTCCTCAAGCACCTGCTCGGCGCCGAGTCGTCCGTGCGCGCCACCGAGGCCGGTCCGGACGCCCGCCCGAAGGACGTCGTGTGGCGCGACGAGGCCCCCGCCGGGAAGCTCGACCTGCTGCTGTCGCTGGACTTCCGGATGACCAGCACGACGGTCTACTCCGACATCGTGCTCCCGGCGGCGACCTGGTACGAGAAGCACGACCTCAACACGACCGACATGCACCCGTTCGTGCATTCGTTCAACCCGGCGATCGCCCCGCCGTGGCAGACCCGCAGCGACTGGGCCGCCTTCCAGGCCATCGGCGCGGCGTTCTCCCGGCTCGCCGAACGCCACCTCGGCGTCCGCAAGGACGTGGTCGCGGTGCCGCTGCTGCACGACACCCCCGACGCCATGGCCACCCCGCACGGACGGGTCGCCGACTGGGCGAAGGGCCAATGCGAGCCCGTTCCCGGCGTGACCATGCCGAAGCTCGTCACCGTCGAACGCGACTATCCGGCGATCGGGGCGAAGATGGGCGCGCTCGGCCCCCTCGTCGAACGGCTCGGCGCCACGACCAAAGGCGTCACCTTCCATCCCGACCGCGAAGTCGCCTACCTGCGCGAGAAGAACGGCACCGTGCGCGGCGGCCCCGCCGACGGACGTCCATCACTGCAACGCGACGTGCACGCCTGCGAGGCGATCCTCGCGCTGTCGGGGACGACGAACGGGCGTCTCGCCACCGAGGGTTTCCGGACTCTGGAGCGGCGTACCGGTACACGGTTGGCGGATCTGGCGGCCGAGCACGAGGGCACGCAGATCACGTTCGCCGACACGCAGGCGCGTCCGGTGCCGGTGATCACCTCGCCGGAGTGGTCGGGCTCGGAGAGCGGTGGCCGCCGGTACTCGCCGTTCACCGTCAACGTCGAGCGGCTCAAGCCCTGGCACACCCTCACCGGTCGCCAGCATTTCTACCTCGACCACGACTGGATGGCCGAACTCGGCGAGCAGTTGCCCGTCTACAGACCCCCGCTGAACATGCACGCGCTTTTCGGCGAACCTCGACCGGGCGAGACCGGCGAACTGGGACTGGCCGTCCGCTACCTGACGCCGCATAACAAGTGGTCGATCCATTCGGAGTACCAGGACAACCTGTTCATGCTGTCGCTGTCGCGGGGCGGCCCGGCGATCTGGATGAGCGGTGCGGACGCCGCCAAGATCGGCGTCCGCGACAACGACTGGATCGAGGCGGTCAACCGCAACGGCGTCGTCGTGGCCCGTGCGATCGTCTCGCACCGGATGCCCGAGGGCACGGTGTACATGTACCACGCCCAAGATCGCCTCATCGACGTGCCGATCGCCGAAACGTCCGGCCGCCGCGGCGGCATCCACAACTCCCTCACCCGCCTACTGATCAAACCGAGTCACCTGATCGGCGGGTACGCGCAGTTGTCGTTCGCGTTCAACTACCTCGGCCCCACCGGCAACCAGCGTGACGAGGTCACGGTGATCCGGCGTCGTTCTCAGGAGGTGACGTACTAG
- a CDS encoding MFS transporter, whose product MTDTRRAMTMLTVATVGFVVNFWAWSLLSPLGPRFQDGLHVSSFEQALLVAVPVVVGSLGRIPVGALTDRYGGRVMFPLVSLVTIAPLLYLGLAGHSSLAALLVGGFFLGVGGTAFAVGVPFVNAWFPPERRGLALGLFGAGMGGTAISALTTVKEVDAYGIEFPFVLTAILLAIYAAVAWALLRDAPERTVPDQPFARRLGETARMGVTWQASALYAVTFGGYVAFSVYLPTYLKSQYGLEQGDAANRTAGFVLLAVLMRPVGGWLSDRVGAVRVLALTLAVVTVAAVAQAFAPPLIPAGTIAFLVMAMALGAGSGATFALVAQLAPANKVGAVTGVVGAAGGLGGFVPPLVMGGIYGALGNYAIGLLLLAAVAGAAAIFTVTSVQRAVAHRGTRRKQT is encoded by the coding sequence GTGACCGATACGCGGCGGGCCATGACGATGCTGACCGTCGCCACCGTCGGGTTCGTCGTCAACTTCTGGGCGTGGTCACTGCTGAGCCCGCTCGGGCCCCGCTTCCAGGACGGGCTGCACGTGTCGTCGTTCGAGCAGGCGCTGCTGGTCGCCGTCCCCGTGGTGGTGGGGTCGCTCGGCAGGATCCCGGTGGGGGCGCTCACCGACCGGTACGGCGGCCGGGTGATGTTCCCGCTGGTGTCCCTCGTGACGATCGCGCCGCTGCTGTACCTCGGGCTCGCCGGGCACTCGTCGCTGGCCGCCCTGCTGGTAGGCGGATTCTTCCTCGGCGTGGGCGGGACTGCGTTCGCGGTGGGCGTCCCGTTCGTCAACGCGTGGTTCCCGCCGGAACGGCGCGGCCTCGCGCTCGGATTGTTCGGCGCCGGGATGGGCGGCACCGCGATCAGCGCGCTGACCACCGTCAAAGAGGTCGACGCGTACGGGATCGAGTTCCCGTTCGTCCTCACCGCGATCCTGCTCGCGATCTACGCCGCGGTCGCGTGGGCGCTCCTGCGGGACGCGCCGGAACGGACCGTCCCCGACCAGCCGTTCGCCCGCCGCCTCGGCGAGACCGCCCGGATGGGCGTCACCTGGCAGGCGTCCGCGCTGTACGCCGTGACGTTCGGCGGGTACGTGGCGTTCTCGGTGTACCTGCCGACCTACCTCAAGTCGCAGTACGGCCTGGAGCAGGGCGACGCCGCGAACCGGACGGCCGGGTTCGTGCTGCTCGCGGTGCTCATGCGCCCGGTCGGCGGCTGGCTGTCGGACCGGGTCGGCGCCGTGCGGGTGCTCGCCCTGACCCTCGCCGTCGTGACGGTGGCCGCCGTCGCGCAGGCGTTCGCGCCGCCGCTGATACCGGCCGGGACGATCGCGTTCCTGGTGATGGCGATGGCGCTCGGCGCGGGCAGCGGCGCGACGTTCGCGCTGGTGGCGCAGCTCGCACCGGCGAACAAGGTCGGCGCGGTCACCGGCGTGGTCGGGGCGGCGGGCGGTCTCGGCGGGTTCGTCCCGCCGCTGGTGATGGGCGGGATCTACGGCGCCCTCGGGAACTACGCGATCGGGCTGCTGCTCCTCGCGGCCGTGGCGGGCGCGGCCGCGATCTTCACCGTCACGTCCGTGCAACGTGCGGTGGCTCATCGTGGCACACGGCGAAAGCAGACATAG
- a CDS encoding ABC transporter permease, with amino-acid sequence MTAITKGEAAPAPMPRSRSRMGEAARRVWSDASGRFAVLLLAVLALAALAAPLLAPHDPVAQNLAETSRAPSLEHLLGTDTLGRDVFSRLLHGLRLSMVVGIVTATASAVFGLLLGLVAGYYENTVGLVLMRLADVQFAVPFVAVGVALAAVVGPGIVKLMIILAVWGWVNYARTIANSVSQVKRMEFVTAARTLGTRTPTIMLRHIAPGVLGPVIILWSTSAGVLILVESALSLLNLGVQPPGFSLGSMLADSRTTLQLAWWATVFPGLAIMAIVVAFNLLGDALRDAFNPSAATKHDPELG; translated from the coding sequence GTGACGGCGATCACGAAGGGCGAGGCGGCGCCGGCACCGATGCCGCGGAGCCGGTCGAGGATGGGCGAGGCCGCCCGGCGCGTCTGGTCGGACGCGTCCGGACGCTTCGCCGTGCTCCTGCTGGCGGTGCTCGCGCTGGCCGCGCTCGCCGCCCCGCTGCTGGCGCCGCACGACCCGGTCGCGCAGAACCTGGCGGAGACGAGCCGGGCACCGTCCCTCGAACACCTGCTGGGCACCGACACGCTCGGCCGGGACGTCTTCAGCAGGCTGCTGCACGGGCTGCGGCTCAGCATGGTCGTCGGGATCGTCACCGCGACCGCGTCCGCGGTGTTCGGACTGCTGCTCGGGCTCGTCGCCGGCTACTACGAGAACACCGTCGGCCTCGTCCTGATGCGGCTGGCCGACGTCCAGTTCGCGGTGCCGTTCGTCGCGGTCGGCGTCGCGCTGGCCGCGGTGGTCGGCCCCGGCATCGTCAAGCTCATGATCATCCTGGCGGTGTGGGGCTGGGTGAACTACGCGCGGACCATCGCCAACTCGGTGTCGCAGGTCAAGCGGATGGAGTTCGTGACCGCGGCCAGGACGCTCGGGACCCGCACTCCGACCATCATGCTGCGCCACATCGCCCCCGGCGTCCTCGGGCCGGTGATCATCCTGTGGTCGACGAGCGCCGGGGTGCTGATCCTGGTGGAGAGCGCGCTCAGCCTGCTCAACCTGGGCGTGCAGCCGCCCGGCTTCTCCCTCGGGAGCATGCTGGCCGACTCGCGCACCACGCTGCAGCTCGCCTGGTGGGCCACGGTGTTCCCGGGCCTGGCGATCATGGCGATCGTGGTGGCGTTCAACCTGCTGGGGGACGCGCTGCGGGACGCCTTCAACCCGTCGGCCGCGACGAAACACGACCCCGAACTGGGGTGA
- a CDS encoding ABC transporter permease — protein sequence MIAYIVRRLLLVALVACGVTTLLFALSRLAGDPAALLVPPDASDEVVAATRDRLGLNEPVLVQYAHALWGSFTLDFGDSFAFGVPAAQMVFERIGASLWLVVPSILIAVLLSFAIGVVAALRPGRPSGRLIMAATFVMGSVPYFWLALLLVMLFAVRLGWLPATGGTGYASLVVPVVALTVTAVSTSARMTRGQLLDSFAEGYVLTARSKGVPPWRVLLGHALPGAMPPMLAWLGIEFSFLFSALLILEPLLGYNGLGALLIRGVTNQDFPLVQASVFCMAMLITLVNIGLDVIVRAVDPRLRTKVAT from the coding sequence ATGATCGCCTACATCGTCCGGCGGCTGCTGCTGGTCGCGCTGGTGGCGTGCGGCGTCACGACGCTGCTGTTCGCGCTGTCGCGGCTCGCGGGCGACCCGGCCGCGCTGCTGGTGCCGCCCGACGCGTCCGACGAGGTGGTGGCCGCGACCCGCGACCGCCTCGGCCTGAACGAGCCCGTGCTCGTGCAGTACGCGCACGCCCTGTGGGGCTCGTTCACGCTCGACTTCGGCGACTCGTTCGCGTTCGGGGTGCCCGCCGCGCAGATGGTCTTCGAGCGCATCGGCGCGAGCCTGTGGCTGGTGGTGCCGTCGATCCTCATCGCGGTGCTGCTGTCGTTCGCGATCGGCGTGGTGGCCGCGCTGCGGCCCGGCCGTCCCAGCGGGCGGCTCATCATGGCCGCGACGTTCGTGATGGGCAGCGTCCCGTACTTCTGGCTGGCGCTGCTGCTGGTGATGCTGTTCGCCGTCCGGCTCGGCTGGCTGCCCGCGACCGGCGGCACCGGCTACGCCAGCCTGGTCGTCCCGGTCGTCGCGCTCACCGTGACGGCCGTGTCGACCAGCGCCCGGATGACCCGGGGCCAGCTGCTCGACTCGTTCGCTGAGGGCTACGTGCTCACCGCCCGCTCCAAGGGCGTCCCGCCCTGGCGGGTGCTGCTCGGCCACGCGCTGCCCGGCGCCATGCCGCCGATGCTGGCCTGGCTGGGCATCGAGTTCTCGTTCCTGTTCAGCGCGCTGCTCATCCTGGAACCGCTGCTCGGCTACAACGGCCTCGGCGCCCTGCTGATCCGCGGCGTGACCAACCAGGACTTCCCGCTGGTGCAGGCCAGCGTGTTCTGCATGGCGATGCTGATCACTCTTGTCAACATCGGCCTGGACGTGATCGTCCGGGCGGTGGACCCACGGCTGCGGACGAAGGTGGCGACGTGA
- a CDS encoding ABC transporter ATP-binding protein produces MNTEDVARVTGLVKDFRIPGGKALRAVDGVDLAVRGGETLALVGESGSGKSTLAKLLIRLDRPTAGTIEFEGADITALRGAALRRTVRRRMAMVFQSSSTSLNPYQRIGDVLAEPLRSHRVGDAAARRAAAAEMMERVGLDPAFAGRYPHELSGGQRQRVGVARALMLNPSLIIADEPTASLDVSVQAQVVNLLQDLQHDLDLSYLFITHDLGLVRHFSHRVAVMYLGRLVEVGDTERVFADPAHPYTATLVSMQRDAEHRIVPVGDVPSPIDRPSGCVFRARCPIARDRCATDVPPLTETAPGRTAACHFPGELRPGGADLHARTPAAPPLADPILTKSG; encoded by the coding sequence GTGAACACCGAGGACGTGGCACGGGTGACCGGCCTGGTGAAGGACTTCCGGATACCGGGCGGGAAGGCCCTGCGGGCCGTCGACGGCGTCGACCTCGCCGTGCGCGGCGGGGAGACGCTCGCGCTCGTCGGCGAGTCCGGCAGCGGCAAGTCGACACTGGCCAAGCTGCTGATCCGGCTGGACCGGCCCACCGCCGGGACCATCGAGTTCGAGGGCGCCGACATCACCGCGCTGCGGGGCGCCGCGCTGCGGCGCACGGTCCGCCGCCGGATGGCGATGGTGTTCCAGAGCTCCTCCACCTCCCTCAACCCGTACCAGCGGATCGGGGACGTGCTCGCCGAGCCGCTCCGGTCGCACCGGGTGGGCGACGCCGCCGCCCGCCGCGCCGCGGCGGCGGAGATGATGGAACGGGTCGGCCTCGACCCGGCGTTCGCGGGCCGCTACCCGCACGAGCTGTCCGGCGGGCAGCGGCAGCGCGTCGGCGTCGCGCGGGCGCTGATGCTGAACCCGTCGCTGATCATCGCGGACGAGCCGACGGCGTCCCTCGACGTGTCGGTGCAGGCACAGGTCGTCAACCTGCTCCAGGACCTGCAGCACGACCTCGACCTGTCGTACCTGTTCATCACCCACGACCTCGGGCTGGTGCGGCACTTCAGCCACCGCGTCGCGGTCATGTACCTGGGACGGCTGGTGGAGGTCGGCGACACCGAGCGGGTCTTCGCCGACCCCGCCCACCCCTACACGGCGACGCTCGTGTCGATGCAGCGGGACGCCGAGCACCGGATCGTCCCGGTCGGTGACGTCCCGTCGCCGATCGACCGCCCGTCCGGCTGCGTGTTCCGGGCCCGCTGCCCCATCGCGCGGGACCGCTGCGCCACCGACGTCCCGCCGCTCACCGAGACCGCCCCGGGCCGTACGGCGGCCTGCCACTTCCCCGGGGAGCTGCGCCCGGGCGGCGCCGACCTGCACGCACGGACACCGGCGGCGCCGCCGCTGGCCGATCCGATCCTCACGAAGAGCGGGTGA
- a CDS encoding ABC transporter ATP-binding protein: MKSRVKTGGTPPAAHPSGDDTGGTCGGGAPGGGTALGLRDVRVTLPSAQGDLRILRGVSFSVARGEIVAVAGESGSGKSTSILAALRLLPAGARVDGSIECAGADVLGMGGRELRRLRARGARLIFQDPWRALHPMKRIGAQLVESARTADPDLSRAKARALAEETLGRVGIPDPASRMRSHPHEISGGQAQRIVIAMALVARPAVLLCDEPTTALDVTTQAQILELLRDLNRELGLSIVIATHDLDVIADIADRLVVMYAGEVVESGPTAEMLARPRHPYTYALLRAAPGLAGGGRLHAIAGRPPSPAERPAGCAFAARCPSVHDRCATVRPEPREVLPGRTVACLRAEGYGAVTGGDA; encoded by the coding sequence ATGAAGAGCCGTGTGAAGACCGGCGGGACGCCCCCGGCGGCGCACCCGTCCGGGGACGACACCGGCGGGACGTGCGGTGGCGGCGCGCCCGGCGGCGGTACGGCGCTCGGCCTGCGGGACGTGCGGGTCACGCTGCCGTCCGCGCAGGGCGACCTGCGGATCCTGCGCGGCGTGTCGTTCAGCGTCGCGCGCGGCGAGATCGTCGCGGTGGCCGGCGAGTCCGGATCGGGCAAGTCGACGTCGATCCTCGCCGCGCTGCGGCTGCTGCCCGCCGGGGCGCGGGTCGACGGCTCGATCGAGTGCGCGGGCGCGGACGTCCTCGGCATGGGCGGGCGGGAGCTGCGGCGGCTGCGGGCCCGCGGCGCGCGGCTGATCTTCCAGGACCCGTGGCGGGCGCTGCACCCGATGAAGCGGATCGGCGCGCAGCTCGTCGAGTCGGCGCGGACCGCGGACCCCGACCTGTCGCGGGCGAAGGCCCGCGCCCTGGCCGAGGAGACCCTCGGCCGGGTCGGGATCCCGGACCCGGCGTCGCGGATGCGCAGCCACCCGCACGAGATCTCCGGCGGCCAGGCGCAGCGCATCGTCATCGCGATGGCGCTGGTCGCCCGGCCCGCGGTGCTGCTGTGCGACGAGCCGACCACCGCCCTCGACGTCACCACGCAGGCCCAGATCCTGGAATTGCTGCGCGACCTCAACCGGGAGCTCGGGCTCTCGATCGTGATCGCCACCCACGACCTCGACGTCATCGCCGACATCGCGGACCGGCTCGTCGTCATGTACGCGGGGGAGGTGGTGGAGTCGGGGCCGACGGCCGAGATGCTGGCCCGCCCCCGGCACCCCTACACCTACGCGCTGCTGCGGGCGGCGCCCGGCCTGGCGGGCGGCGGCCGCCTGCACGCCATCGCCGGGCGCCCGCCGTCCCCGGCCGAACGGCCCGCGGGCTGCGCGTTCGCGGCGCGCTGTCCCAGCGTGCACGACCGCTGCGCGACCGTCCGTCCGGAACCCCGCGAGGTGCTGCCCGGCCGGACCGTCGCCTGCCTGCGCGCCGAAGGCTACGGCGCCGTGACGGGAGGGGACGCGTGA